The following proteins come from a genomic window of Misgurnus anguillicaudatus unplaced genomic scaffold, ASM2758022v2 HiC_scaffold_28, whole genome shotgun sequence:
- the LOC141362508 gene encoding exocyst complex component 5, which yields MATTAQLFEEPFDADEYIERLAWRTPGGGSKGGAEAFDPKKLLEEFVNHIEELQQLDERIQRKVEKLEQQCHREAKEFAHKVQDLQRSNQVAFQHFQELDEHISYVATKVCHLGDQLEGVNTPRQRAVEAQRLMTYFNEFLDGELRSDVFNNPEKIKEAADIIQKLHLIAQELPFDRFSDVKAKIASKYHDLERQLIQEFTAAQRRGEIGRMREVAAVLLHFKGYAHCVDVYIKQCQEGAYMRSDVFEDIALLCQRVNKQVGEVFCSPETVMAKLIQSIFENKIQAHVKEKLDETRNSDVEQYLKNLYDLYTRTTALAAKLSDFNLGSDKHTFLSKLIKNIFSCYLESYIDMERQYLQSRSSMILQRFYDSKNHQKRPVGAGSIQDLKERIRQRTNLPLGPSIDTHGETLLSQEVVVNLLQETRHAFERCNKLSDPADLPKNAFSIFLLLVDYLCVDHIDYALEIGLSAIPSADAKNANLYFLDVVQQANTIFHLFDKQFNDHLMPLISSSPKLTECLHKKKEVIEQMEVKLDTGIDRTLNCMIGQMKQILATEQKKTDFRPEDENNVMIQYTAACSKVCVYVSKQVERVRRSMDGKNVDTVLTELGVRFHRLIHEHLQQFSYSSMGGMLAICDVAEYRRCAKDFRVALVLQLFDTLHALCNLLVVAPDNLKQVCSGEQLTNLDRNLLHAFVQLRVDYRSSRLGRHFS from the exons GTTGCTGGAGGAGTTTGTCAACCACATTGAGGAGCTACAACAGCTAGATGAACGAATCCAGAGGAAGGTGGAGAAATTGGAGCAGCAATGTCATCGTGAAGCCAAGGAGTTTGCCCACAAGGTCCAGGACCTGCAGAGAAGCAACCAA GTAGCCTTCCAGCACTTCCAGGAGCTTGATGAACATATAAGCTATGTGGCCACTAAGGTTTGCCATTTGGGGGATCAGCTAGAAGGAGTGAACACCCCAAGACAGAGGGCCGTGGAAGCCCAGAGGCTCATGACGTACTTCAATGAGTTCCTGGATGGAGAGCTGCGCAGTGATGTCTTCAACAATCCTGAAAAG ATAAAAGAAGCTGCCGACATCATTCAAAAGTTGCACCTGATCGCTCAGGAGCTTCCGTTTGATAG aTTTTCTGATGTCAAGGCCAAGATAGCAA GTAAATATCATGATCTTGAGCGTCAGTTAATTCAGGAGTTTACAGCAGCTCAAAGGAGAGGAGAGATTGGACGCATGCGAGAGGTGGCGGCAGTCCTGCTTCATTTTAAG GGTTATGCCCACTGTGTGGACGTCTACATTAAGCAGTGTCAAGAG GGAGCATATATGAGGAGTGATGTTTTTGAAGATATAGCCCTGCTTTGTCAGCGTGTTAATAAGCAGGTTGGAGAGGTCTTCTGCAGTCCAGAAACCGTCATGGCTAAACTCATTCAGAGTATCTTTGAGAACAAGATACAG GCTCATGTCAAAGAAAAACTAGATGAGACCCGTAACTCTGACGTGGAGCAATACCTCAAAAACCTCTATGACCTCTATACAAG GACAACGGCATTGGCTGCTAAGCTTTCAGACTTTAACTTGGGCtcagacaaacacacatttcTGTCTAAGCTGATAAAGAACATCTTCTCGTGTTATCTGGAGAGCTACATTGATATGGAACGGCAGTATCTGCAAAGCCGCAGCAGCATGATTCTTCAGCGCTTCTACGACTCAAAGAACCACCAAAAACGTCCCGTAGGTGCGGGCAG TATCCAAGACCTAAAAGAGAGGATCAGACAGCGCACTAACCTGCCTCTGGGTCCCAGCATTGATACACATGGAGAGACCTTGCTCTCACAAGAGGTTGTAGTTAACCTGCTACAGGAAACCCGGCATGCCTTCGAGAGATGCAACAAG TTGTCTGACCCTGCAGATCTACCAAAGAATGCTTTCTCCATTTTTCTTCTTTTGGTGGATTATCTCTGTGTGGACCATATAGACTATGCCCTTGAGATTGGGCTTTCAG CCATCCCATCTGCGGATGCCAAAAATGCCAACCTGTACTTCTTGGATGTGGTCCAGCAGGCCAACACAATCTTCCACCTCTTCGATAAGCAGTTTAACGATCATCTCATGCCTCTTATCAG CTCCTCTCCTAAGTTGACAGAGTGCCTGCACAAGAAGAAAGAGGTGATCGAACAGATGGAGGTGAAGCTTGACACTGGAATTGATCG GACACTGAATTGTATGATTGGCCAGATGAAGCAAATTCTGGCCACTGAGCAGAAGAAAACAGACTTCAGACCTGAAGATGAGAACAATGTCATGATACAGTACACTGCA GCTTGCTCAAAGGTGTGCGTCTACGTGAGCAAGCAGGTGGAGCGTGTGAGGAGATCCATGGATGGTAAGAATGTGGATACAGTTTTGACGGAGCTGGGAGTGAGATTCCACAGGCTAATCCATGAACACCTGCAGCAGTTCAGCTATAGCTCCATGGGTGGCATGCTAGCCATCTGTGATGTGGCAGAGTACCGCCGCTGCGCCAAAGATTTCAGG GTTGCACTTGTGCTCCAGCTCTTTGACACACTTCATGCTCTGTGTAATCTCCTGGTTGTTGCCCCGGACAACCTCAAGCAGGTGTGCTCTGGAGAGCAGTTGACCAACCTTGACAGGAACCTCCTCCATGCTTTCGTCCAGCTAAGAGTAGACTATCGCTCATCCAGACTGGGCCGACATTTTAGCTAA